The Euphorbia lathyris chromosome 3, ddEupLath1.1, whole genome shotgun sequence genome contains a region encoding:
- the LOC136222481 gene encoding nuclear pore complex protein NUP50A: protein MGDAENILPPSKKRAAGREITKDNPGLDDEGDSSEETGTFQKASDEVLASRRIVKVRRNQSSTAPSSNPFAGIRLVTHTEISTVPAASATEVVTATVKAPEDRRSDSGEGAEKGKVETGKLSEAKIEEPVSETVAEKEVAEDKQNNNVGDEASDSKAVNEKPLGDDKAENDKIVDSEEAESKKAAESDKAESEAKKDDGSEEIDPSADSSRLSSFHQLSSSQNAFTGLAGTGLSTPTFSFGSVSTDGSATGTSFGSLFGQKNEKPSFSFGLSTNGSSAVFNTTGSSIVSKNEGTGFPSMQEVSVETGEENEKVVFSADSALFEYTNSAWKERGKGELKVNVSSTGPERARLLMRARGNYRLILNASLYPDMKLTDMEKRGVTFACINSIGENKEGLSTFALKFKDGAVVEEFRAAVTAHKDKIATALKTPENSPKASEE, encoded by the coding sequence ATGGGGGATGCAGAAAATATACTCCCACCTTCAAAGAAGAGAGCTGCTGGAAGAGAGATCACAAAAGACAATCCTGGTCTTGATGACGAGGGCGATTCTTCAGAGGAGACTGGAACTTTTCAGAAGGCCAGTGATGAGGTGCTAGCAAGTAGACGAATTGTGAAAGTTCGTCGCAACCAATCCTCAACAGCCCCTTCATCCAATCCATTTGCTGGGATTCGCTTGGTTACTCATACTGAAATAAGTACCGTCCCTGCTGCATCAGCAACTGAGGTAGTCACTGCAACTGTGAAAGCACCCGAAGACAGGAGAAGTGATTCTGGTGAAGGAGCTGAAAAGGGAAAAGTTGAGACTGGTAAGCTGTCAGAAGCCAAGATTGAAGAACCAGTATCTGAAACTGTTGCTGAGAAGGAGGTGGCTGAGGATAAACAGAACAATAATGTAGGTGATGAGGCATCTGATTCCAAGGCTGTTAATGAAAAACCATTAGGAGATGATAAAGCTGAGAATGATAAAATTGTGGATAGTGAGGAGGCTGAGAGTAAAAAAGCCGCAGAAAGTGACAAGGCTGAAAGCGAAGCTAAAAAGGATGATGGTAGTGAAGAAATAGATCCTAGTGCTGATAGCAGTCGTTTGAGTTCTTTCCATCAGCTTTCTAGTAGCCAAAATGCTTTTACCGGACTTGCTGGAACTGGCCTTTCTACTCCTACCTTCAGCTTTGGTTCAGTTTCAACTGATGGATCTGCAACGGGTACCAGTTTTGGGTCTCTCTTTGGGCAGAAAAATGAGAAGCCTTCATTTAGTTTTGGTCTTTCTACCAATGGTAGCTCGGCAGTTTTCAATACAACAGGGTCATCTATTGTCTCAAAGAATGAGGGCACTGGTTTTCCATCTATGCAAGAGGTTTCAGTTGAGACGGGAGAAGAAAACGAGAAAGTGGTTTTCTCAGCTGATTCGGCACTGTTTGAGTATACTAATAGTGCTTGGAAGGAGCGTGGAAAGGGGGAACTGAAGGTGAATGTCTCTAGTACTGGGCCAGAAAGAGCTAGACTCCTTATGAGAGCTAGGGGTAATTACAGGTTAATTCTGAATGCAAGTCTGTACCCGGACATGAAGCTTACAGATATGGAAAAGAGAGGCGTCACTTTTGCCTGCATCAACAGTATTGGTGAAAATAAAGAGGGTCTATCTACTTTTGCGCTAAAATTCAAGGATGGTGCCGTAGTGGAAGAGTTCCGTGCAGCTGTGACAGCACATAAGGATAAAATAGCTACTGCTCTGAAGACTCCAGAGAATTCACCCAAGGCTTCTGAAGAGTGA